AAAaagtttgcccatgactgatgAAGAAACGTTTTTGACTTATTTTACATATTATTAGAGTAGGTATTGAATGTGTTCCCTTGAGTTCATTGTTGCCATTGTGAAATGATAGTGTTCTCATTACTCAGTGTGGTTGAGATATTAGTTGTTGGAATAATATTGGAGGGtcacacatatgtaaaataattgaaaaactaTGATTAGCCGAAATTATCCATGTAATTAATTCACAAAAATTCTTTGCCTCTTTTTCAGATTTCAGATATCCTTAGATGTTTTTGTAATGATaatctgattttttttaattgcaatttgaacaaatgctctttttttttttcatgcagcagaatttgaactaaaaatctTTCAGTTATTGTTCTTTATTGTAAATTAACtgatttctgttgcttttttccttaattttttgttcctttaaATTTTCActattgtgtgtgcatgagagtaaACGTATATAGGATTCTGTTATGATTTCAGGGTATATATGTGACGTATATTCATGAAAATGGTCCTGCTGCACGAACTGGGCTTCAGGTTCATGACAAAATACTTCAGGTGAGTGAATTTAGTTTATtacttaaattaattttctttaaactgtagaaaatatcattgaaaatatACTAGGCTACTGTTCAGGACAaaccttgcttcagtcattgcaCAGTGGTCTTAATGTACAGTGGTTATAGAATACTAATGTTTCAGTTATCAGGAGATATTCAAATACCTGTTCTTTTCCTTTATCTATGACTGAATCTTGTAAATGGGACAGAATGAGACATTAGGGCAGAATTCCACATTTTTTTATCAATTGTGTACATTTATTTACTGATTCATTCACAGCTACTTATTAAGTGAAAGTTGTGTTTCGTTGATGAAGTCAGAATAAGAGTGAAACATTTTCagaattatctctctctctctctctctctctctctctcttgctaaaaaaaaaaattgaaaataatgttaGTAATTGACTTGTATTGTTTTTCCTTcaccacatatttatatttcttgtttaacttttaaaatttacaatgatttaaccttttagcattcagtttactctgtcaaatgtaatgcttatttattcatattattttgaattaatcatgcattatcttgtaactttgagattttgatgatgttattctttatttttagaaaggCATTGTGAGAGGCATGATCTAGCCAGTTTTGACATAAGacatagaatatttaggccagatctggctggtttggtTGTGAAAGGGTTAGCTCTTTCTTACCTTTAGGAAGTTCTCAGTAGACAGAACTATTACCACTGATTAAGTTCCTATCTTTGTTGTGGATACCACCATGGCAATTAAAACACAAAACTGAACCACTCCAGCAGAACCCCCCTTTCCTTGTCAGGAAATAGTTCTGCAACCACCTCCAGTGGACTCTACCTAAGCTGAgttgttaataagattataatttctcAAAAAGTTATGAACTTCATCTTGAGATATGAAAACCATTAATATCTAGATGTTGAAACCTAGTGGATAAAGTTGTTGCTCACTTTTGTTTAGAGATAAAGTTTTGTAGTTTAAATCCCGTCTGGTACTATGTAAATATCCAGAATATCAATGTGATGACTATTGAAAATCAAAGTGATTGAAATATTATGTGGATGTCAATTACATCTTAAAagatatattcatttgtaaagtGTGAAAAATAACAATCTTTTTACTGACTGTTgccatgtgcttgtgtatgaataATGAAATggatttccatatatataaactttgtgtCTCTATGCATTTTCTAGGTGAATGGTCATGACATGACTGTAGCTACACACAAAAAGGCTGTAGAATATATCCAACGGAAGCCAGTTCTAAATATGTTAGTTTACCGTAAAGGTGTGCCTCCACTACAGAAATCTCCTAGCCAGCAGCAAACACAGTTCCAGGCATACAACCAACAAGACTATTCACCGCAGGCACAGTACCAACAGCGGCAGTACTAATCATCTCATTgcacattctctgtctctctcacttctctctttctctctcttcaacaTACATCActttacatcattatcattttcatctgaTTAATTTTTATCAGATGCCAACACCATTTTTTTCTCACAACAAAAATATCTCATAttctctttcctttatttttttctattttttcttcaacTTATAAACACAaattgtgaatgaatgtatgtatgtgtttgtgtgtgtatgtatgtgaactgGCTCCATTTCTTTGTTGGAATAACTTCAATGCTATGAAGATAGCAGCACTTGTTTCCTTTCTGCTCTGTATGTTAGGCTTTATGCCTCAATAAGAAATCCTATtattgtttgtgtctgtatagtgtgtgtgtgtatatatatatatatatatatatatatgaatatttttactgtttaaatCTTTTTGTGTCTCTTTGTTATTTTGCCCTTCTTTCTTAGAAATCTTGGATATATTATCTGAAAATCAGGTGCCATAATCATATTgtataactaaataaaaatgaACTACCTTTGAATTACACTCATATTTTTATCACCATTTTATTGAGTTTGTGAATCTTGAACTGTTTCTAAAAATGGAAATGTATTTAAGTAAATGatctgccttgtgtgtgtgtgtgttgtgttcatttGAAGTTGGGGATTCATTTTGTTGCTATTCAGAGACTCTTCATTTGGTTGTTACTTGAAGGATTG
This genomic interval from Octopus bimaculoides isolate UCB-OBI-ISO-001 chromosome 4, ASM119413v2, whole genome shotgun sequence contains the following:
- the LOC106870732 gene encoding tax1-binding protein 3 homolog; translated protein: MAGHTAGDPLECFSIPIVLHKEPERDDHGNPVVGTDGKQKYRCGFRIGGGIDQDNTKSPQGYPDKGIYVTYIHENGPAARTGLQVHDKILQVNGHDMTVATHKKAVEYIQRKPVLNMLVYRKGVPPLQKSPSQQQTQFQAYNQQDYSPQAQYQQRQY